The Gossypium hirsutum isolate 1008001.06 chromosome A13, Gossypium_hirsutum_v2.1, whole genome shotgun sequence nucleotide sequence ATGTCGTGAAGCTTGTTAATGTGCACATTAATCACGCGGATATGTCGTTGTACTTGGCTTTCGATTATGCTGAATATGACCTCTATGAAATCATTAAGCACCATAGGGACAAAGTTAATCATACCATGAACCAATACACTGTTAAGTCATTGCTTTGGCAGCTGCTTAATGGATTGAACTATCTTCATAGCAACTGGATCATACATCGAGATCTAAAGCCATCAAATATATTGGTTATGGGTGATGGTGATGAACACGGGGTTGTCAAAATTGCTGATTTTGGACTTGCTAGGATTTATCAAGCTCCTTTAAAGCCATTATTTGAAAATGGTGTGGTTGTAACTATTTGGTACCGTGCACCTGAATTGCTTCTTGGTGCCAAGCACTATACCAGTGCGGTTGATATGTGGGCTGTTGGATGTATTTTTGCCGAGCTTTTGACTTTGAAACCACTTTTTCAAGGTGCGGAAGCTAAATCTACACCAAATCCTTTTCAACTCGATCAGCTGGACAAGATATTTAAGATCTTAGGCCATCCCACCTTGGAAAAGTGGCCTACACTTGCAAGTCTTCCACATTGGCAATCAGATGTACAACACATTCAAACACACAAGTACGAAAATGCTGGACTTCATAGTGTTGTTCATCTTTCTCCGAAGAGTCCTGCATTTGACTTGTTATCTAAGATGCTTGAATATGATCCTCGTAAGCGTATAACAGCTGCACAGGCTTTAGAGCATGAGTACTTCAAAATCGAGCCCTTACCAGGTCGCAATGCACTGGTACCGAGCCAACCAGGAGAGAAAATAATCAATTATCCTACTCGTCCGGTGGATCAGAACACTGATTTTGAAGGGACAACTAGCATTCAGCAACCCCCACAATCCGTGTCATCTGGGAATGTAGCTGGAGGCATGGGGAGAAATGGATCCATTAATCGGCCCATGCCACCTCCTATGCAAAGAATGCCTCAAGGCATTATGGCGTATAATTTCCCATCTCAGGCTGGAGTGAGTGGTGGGATAAACCCAGGAGGCATGCCAATGCAACGAAACCTCACCGCCCAAGCTCATCAACAACAGTTGAGAAGGAAAGATCCGGGAATGGGCATGACCGGATACCCACCGCAGCAAAAATCGAGACGCATGTAAGAAAATTTTTAACGTCTGATATGTTAATTATCTGGAATGTAATCGAGTTCCGCGTTGTATTCTTTGGATTTCAGTATATTATTAAACTTGGGAGATCTATAATCTATTAATGTGAGCTCTCTGCATATTCAATCTTCCTCTAGGTTTGAAATGTCTTGCTGGTTTTACTTTATGAACATTTTCCATGCTGCAGCTACTTATGGATTTAGTTGAAACTATGAGGGTATCAGAGGAATTTTGAGCTTAAACGCATTGAAACTcatgtcttcttcttttttgctgTAATAATGTCTTGTACTAATGTAGTAAGGATTATTATTCTCTATACTATCAaaagaagttttaaattttaggtttaaATGAAAGATATtccaatatttttaaatattactaAGGATGAAACGGTTTTCtgcatgcaatttttt carries:
- the LOC107933311 gene encoding cyclin-dependent kinase E-1-like isoform X1, whose amino-acid sequence is MGDGNNTSGRGIGANNTSSSNSEKPEWLQQYNLLGKIGEGTYGLVFLARIKSPTNRGKCIAIKKFKQSKDGDGVSPTAIREIMLLREISHENVVKLVNVHINHADMSLYLAFDYAEYDLYEIIKHHRDKVNHTMNQYTVKSLLWQLLNGLNYLHSNWIIHRDLKPSNILVMGDGDEHGVVKIADFGLARIYQAPLKPLFENGVVVTIWYRAPELLLGAKHYTSAVDMWAVGCIFAELLTLKPLFQGAEAKSTPNPFQLDQLDKIFKILGHPTLEKWPTLASLPHWQSDVQHIQTHKYENAGLHSVVHLSPKSPAFDLLSKMLEYDPRKRITAAQALEHEYFKIEPLPGRNALVPSQPGEKIINYPTRPVDQNTDFEGTTSIQQPPQSVSSGNVAGGMGRNGSINRPMPPPMQRMPQGIMAYNFPSQAGVSGGINPGGMPMQRNLTAQAHQQQLRRKDPGMGMTGYPPQQKSRRM